ATGTTGCTGATTTGGTAAGAAGAGTTGGCTTACAAGGATGTAAAGCCTCTCCAACTCCTTTGTCTAGCACAGAAAAATTGTCACTTGAAGAGGGAGATCTCTTGGGTCAAGAGGATAGTACTAGATATAGAAGTCTAGTAGGAGCACTCCAGTACCTCACCTTAACAAGGCCAGATATATCCTTTGCAGTCAACAAAGTATGCCAATTCCTTTATGCACCTACTACTATTCATTGGACTGCTGCCAAGCGCATAGTGAGATATGTGAAAGATACTATGAGTCTTGGTCTTACATTCACCAAATCTTCATCAACTCTTGTCAGTGCTTTTTCTGACTCTGATTGGGCAGGATGTATAGATGACAGACACTCCATTGGTGGATTTGTAGTTTTCTTTGGACCAAATCTTATATCATGGTGTGCAAAGAAACAAGCTACTGTATGACGGTCTAGCACTGAAGCTGAGTATAAAGCATTAGCAAATGCCACTGCTAAGATTATCTGGGTTCAGTCCATGCTGAGAGAGCTAGGTGTGAAGCACACCAAAACTCCATGTTTATGGTGTGACAATCTGGGTGCTACTTATTTGTCTGCTAACCCAGTTTTTCATGCCAGAACAAAACACATCGAGATAGATTTccattttgtcagagaaagagttgcaAAGAGACAATTGGATATTCGCTTTGTGCATTCACGAGATCAGGTTGCAGATGGCTTCACAAAAGCATTGCCTACCAAAAGTTTTGATGAGTTCAAGCGTAATCTCAACTTGACCAAgctgtgattaagggagggtgttaaacaacATTGCTATGGTGTCAAGGTGGTTCAGTCATCCCAACTCAAGGTGGTTCGGTGAGCCAACCGCATAGGCTAGATAGACTAGATAAATATTCTCCGTAACAATATTCTCTCTCTAGTTTATCGCTTGTACTCCAAGTAGCTTATCCCTTGTATCTCAAGTTTCTATACCAACAACTTGTATGCTATCAGGGAGTCGCGTCCCTGCCTTTATAACATGCAGCCGTCGCCCTGAACCAGGTATGACGTTTCCCACACCGCTTAGATGCATGAACCGGCTCTACTATTGATTTGAGCAGCCCAATCTCCGTGCATGTCACGGAGATATACATTGCGGTTTCCATAACATCACTTCGGTAGTTTCAGGGATAGCCGTCATGGGAGGATTCGGCTTGTCTGCTCCCTTCCCGTGCTCCCATCCGTGCTTCTACTTAATCCTATGgttgtcttttttcctttttttctttttaatctaatcatctcccccctgattttaagagaATGGGGCTGGacctttgttccaatcaaatcaagccacgtagacgggagcacggatgggcacacgacgggggagcaggcaagtctcgtccgtcATGGGAGGCACATGCATGGTGATATTGTCTCGGGCCAGGGGTCCCTCACTATATCTGTTCCCGGCCTGGTGGGCTGACCGAGGACCCTTACGTAGGTTTCATCCTGGGCCATTTAGGACAGCCCACGGTGAATTATATGAAAACTTCGGAAGACTTGAAGAGCCACTAATTGAGGAGTACTTATCCGGGAGCCCGCGCAAGGGTCACTTCGGGTGGGCTGGGAGCACGCCACTTGGCACACTCTCAGCCGCTTCGACGTGTTGCGCTTTGTGCGCTCCCTtcggatttattttattttatttttctgtacGCGTTTCTGGCATGTAGATGAACAAAATTCAGCTTGTCTGTTTTCCATCGGCTTTTGTTAGGATTGAACcaaaaattgtactccctccgtttttatttactccgcatattagagttgactgaagtcaaacttcgtaaagtttgaccaagttcatagaaaataatataaacatttaccataacaaatttatactatgtgaaagtacattcaataataaatctaatgatgTTGATTTGTTatcgtatatgttaatatttttgtttataaaattggtcaaagtttacaaagcttgactttgaccaaagctaatacgcgaactaaataaaaacggagggagtatttaaaaaAAAACATTGTATGGAAAAGCATGTTTTCTTCTTTTCGTCTGGCGAGAGGCATGTATTTACTTCTCGTGTAGGCATGAATTTGGTTCCGCAAGAGGCACGATTGTCCTTCTTGGAAAGGAAAACAAGCGTGTGTTTTTTCATGAGAGGCACGGATTTACTTCACATGGATGCATGATTTTGCTTCCGCGGGAGGCACGGCCATGTCTCTCGGAAAAGGAAAAAAGTACATTTTTTTGGTTCCTTGAGAGGCACAGATTTAATTTCAGTGGAGCACGGATTTCCTTCCATAAGATGCACGGTCGGGCCTCttggaaaaaacgtgttttcttgtttttttttcaTTCCACGAGAGGCATATATTTAATTCTCGTGGAGGCGCggatttgcttccgcaagaggcatggTGGTGCCCCTCGAAAAGGAAAAAAGACATTTTCTTTTATTTCATTCTGCGAGAGATACGGATTTACTTTTTATGGAGGCACGGATTTGCGTCCGTGAGAGGCACGATTGTGCCTCTCGGAAATGGAAAACACGCGTGCctcttcggaaaggaaaaaaacataCTCCCGGTTCGTTCTTTTGTCCGGTTTTCTTGTGAAAGGAAGTTCGTCGAAACCTATTaactgggatctagttttgaagatctcgatgcaagggatccaacggtgaaaacggttcaTGATTTGGACGCGCGGtgtaagagataaaatattttgaataaacaaaTCTACAAAAGGGGAAAACTCCTGGTTACGACAAGTGACAAACATGCAAcatgccacttgtcgcaacctggcaaTGTGGGAGTGTCTTTCAAAGGGGTACTCTTTAATTAGTGCTTTCGGAAGACTTGATGTAGAATCCGAAGATACAAGAGCTGTGGACGACTCTACCTCCACTGATATAGCCGACTACGATCTATAGCACTAGGACCTCCGGTATGTTATATAGGTCGTGGGCAGACTCGTCAATAGACACATTACAACCCCTTGATACTCATCTATACCCACCCCAAACGCAATATATACGAGCATAAGTAGGATAGTATATCCACGGCAAGAGCCCGAACCAGGTTAAAACCATGCCTTCTATTACCATCCAGCCCAATCGCCTAGCAAGAATACCCTACCGAGGGATCTGCCGGGTTTAGTATGGTTAAACCATCTTTGACATGATCTAACAGAGTGTAGACTTTTTTGAGGAGGATCTAACAGTGTACtttctttgttcctaaatataagtcgttttagagatttcaatatgagatACATACGAAGCAAATTGAGTGAATATACACTTTAAAATACATCTATATGCATCTGTATATACTTCATATAGAAATAAAAAAAGACATATATAGGAACCGAGGGTGTATATAGTTTGCGGTATGAACTAAAGTCCGTTCATGCATCTGAGTGGTAGGACTCAACTAGTCGACGTGCATGCATGTCGTCTTCTCTATACTATTAAGTGCACGTCACACCGCTTGATTTTTTTTTGAGCGGAGTCACACCGCTTGATGGGTGCATGATGTACGTAGAAGTTCCTTGGTCCCAATTCTAGCCGGTTGTGCTAGAGAAGATCCAATCAAAAGCCAATTCCTCTTGCCCCAAAAAATATATTCAAAGTCATTTGGTGCGAAATGGCAATTAATGTGCCATTGACTAAAAGCAAGTTGCTCAAGTAATCAAATTTAGGATAATCCACGGATCTTGATCTTGTCAAAGTCAATGCTTCGCAACCGGGAAAAAAAAACTCAATGCTTTGTAAAACAACCAGTACGTGTTGAGCAGTAATCCGGGGTAGTACCAACAATTGTACATTTAGTTTATcttcaagctaaattggcaagccaTTCAAGTGATTTTTTTTCTTGAGCATTCAAGTGATTGTTATGGTACTATATGTCTCAAAAACAGTGTTATCAAGCCATTTTAAATCCTTTGATTACAGCTCTCTAGTAGACGTGCAGGCAATTAATAGAGACCGGTggctttcaaaaaaaaaattaataGAGACCAGTGAGGGTGAATATGATATACTCCTCCTCGAGCCAACTTCTATTGTTTTTTAGCCATCGTAACCTAGATGGGTTAACATTAGATCGTCGTCCATCCATATAATTAAGTCTAGATCTACCCTCCACTGGAAGCTTGCCTAGTAGCTTATAAATAGAATCAGGCGCTCCATCATGCAGTCACCAGCCCATCTCATTCATATCTAGCTGCCTTTCTAGCTACACAAAGCTTGGTCGGCAACAATGGCTGCAGGTGGAGCTTCCTTTCttgctgctgttgctgttttctCCATGCTGATTATGTCGTCTCTGGGGAATCCGAGGCCTTTATGCAGTGACTGTGGGACGTTGTGCAGTACCAAGTGCAACGAGGAGGCTAAAAACTCCTGCAGTGGTACCTGCTACAACCCTCGGGAGGGCTGTGAGAGGCAGATCTTGGACCAGTGCAAAGCCGAGGGTACCTGCTGCAGTAGCAATAGCACATCATGCACTTGTGACTGCAACACCATAGCTCAAGAACGTTGCAGCAGCCTCACCGACAACTACACAGATTGCCAAGCTTGCACTAACAGCATATTCAATAAGTGCAATACCACCTGTAACAACGACTGCAACAACAACTGCAAGAAGAAAgggtgtcatgcataggaatagcaTGACTAATGATGGTTGTGCTTGTACCTACGTTTGTGTTTGACCTTTTTTATGTAAACGTGTGCCATGAGTTGGTTTTATGGGATGGCACCGGAGATATGGGTCATGGCGCATCACCTCCAGTGTTTTAGTTGGGGATTTGCATTTTGTTTATTTATACTGAATAATAATATTGAACGGAAGAAATTTCACCAAGTTAAGGCGATGTGTAACTATGGTTGTTAATTGTTGCTTCTTCCATTGAgctcatatatatgttcattcacctGTATGTGTCAGCATGTCAATGCAAGTGCGCATTCGTGTGTTGTCGTTATAGTACGCAGCAATACTGGAAGGCAGTGTGCGCCTTCACCCTGTTCATTGTTGAGGTAACTGTTCTTTTTTACTATTAAGTGCATGTCACACCCCTGATAAAATGCATAACGAATGTACCGGACGTTCCTTCGTCCCCAAAATATCATGCTACATGATGGCACCTATAAATCACATCAATCACAAGGATGCTCAGTCTCACAGACGAAATGAGCAACAGTAAGCAAGTCACATGATGCACCGCAGCGCGTCTTGCCCTGATTTCCAGTTAACAAGACCATGTTTGTCCCACTAGCAGAATAGCATAAATCAAGAGTTCAAGATGGCGGCTAGAAAAGACTAAATCAAAGTCAATTCATGCAATCTGGACAGTACGGCCAATTAATGCACCACTTAGTAAAATCCAGTTGCAAGTAAATCTTGGATCGATCCACCGATCTTGATCTTGTCAAAGTCAATGCTTCGTTAAACAACTTTGTATTGATAAGTAATCCAGGGTATCAAAACTTGTGCATTTAGCTCGAGTGTCAAGCTATCCATTGAGCTCGTGTGTGTTCATTGGCTTGTGTTGATCATGAGCTTCAATACAGGCCGGCTATTGCTCAGGAAAGAAAAGCTGATGTACTGTATTGTTGCTGATACATACAAACGCGCGGGAAATTTCTCTCTTTAGTTTTTACTAGTATTCAGTTTCTTCTAGGACATGTCTGCATACCAGCCACTCCTTGGATACATACAAACGCGCTACACCGAGGGTGTGTTTGTTCCAACAACAGGTCTTCTACGTATACACAGTGTGAATAAGGAGTAGCATAGCGATCACCATTTCGGATCAATTCAATTTCTACAACAGGAAAGGTTAAAATAGAAGTTCTACAGTGGGGAAACTGCCTAGTTTTTCTCCTTGATGCCCTCATTGACAGACATCAGGAGTGACGGTGGTATCAATGTACTGACAGGTGAGGGTGGCGAGCTTGGCCTCGCGGAGGCATGCATGTCCAAGCGATCACCTTCAACGTCTCCCATGATTCTTCACTGTCGGCTTCCCGGTGAGTGCGAAGAGCATCTTCAGCGGCACTCCACAGAGGATCGCCACAAGTGCGAGTTGGTTGTCGTTGGGGGCGATTGAGCCGCTCTTGATCGCCTCCTAGAGCCCGCGGCCATCGAGCATTATGTGCATGAGCAATGCCCAGTCTTCATTGTTCAGCCGTGTGCACTGCATCCAAGGTGCCCCTTCGTTGGTCTCCTGCACCACCCACAAAAATACTATCATTGGAAACAACTTTTGAATATGAATCCAATAACAtgaattttgtgacatataacTTATATTTTGTTAGTCAAATCTATGGTTAAAATTGAGTATAAAATACAAAGGGGATCAATAAACCAGAATGAAGCTAGTATACAAGATTAACCAACGTAAATCAAGTTGGCAAAATATAAAGACCATGCGACTTTGGCTAGAGAAGACCAAACCATACGAGCAATTAATGTGCCCATTTACTTGGTAGCCTCACCGATCTAGATCTTGTTAGAAGTcaatgcttggtagtaaaacaagaACAATGCTATATCCAAGGAATTAATTTTACACTTAGACGTGTTAGTTTTTGGTTGGCCCTCGGTTGGGAAGTGGGCCCCCCTGAACttggagggtggggggggggggttagtatGTGGGAGGAGGTCTGTACAATTTCCGTATATGATAAACCATTAGGTTTAACATTTTTGGTACTAAAACAGCTACCTATTCATCATTAATTCATGCTACCAAAGCTTGTGCATTCAGTTGATGTTGCAATTCGATGTGCCAAGCTAGCCAGTCAAGTGATTGTTATTATCTGCAGTAAAACAAAGTCCTCAACACATTAGTGCTTGCCATATATCCCCTCCTTTTCCGAATTACTTGTGCCAAGCTAGCCAGTCAAATgaataaaaaggatgtatctacttccatttttgcgacaagtaattcgtaCGGAGGAAATATGTCCCAAGGCGGTGTTAATTACCAAGCCTTTGTAATACTGCTCCCTTTGATCGGTAATTAACAAAAATGAAGTAATGAAAGTTCATATTGGAGATGTTCAAGATAGTCCATGGAATTGTATTTTGCAGGAATTTTTTTGATCTATTCATCATTTGTCATGGCAATACAGAGAACaccaaaagtaaaaaaaatacattCAGGTTCGTAGACCATCTAATGAAAAATACAAGCACTGGAGCGAACCGAAGGCGTGCCAACAAATTGTAGTAGATAGTCGAaaagtcgtcatgctaaggccccaCTAGACTAGCAGACGAGAATAGCAACGGCCATCAATGAAGAGAAGTGTAGAGCGAAAGGATCGAACATGTACACACATGAGTAAAGACGAACGAAGACTGCATCCAAGGGGATCCGATAAAGACCAGCAGCGACTGAATCATGTGAGATCCGCTAGAGACATTCCTCCACACGCTCTTCAACGATGTTAGATACACCGCCTATAGGCGGGTTAGACGGGGAGAAttttattccatcttcaaggagcCGCCGTCATCACACCTTTCTGAGCAAGACAAAAATCCTACTCGGATGGCAAAAGAAAAAACATCTAAAAATCCGTCTCCCGGCAAGGGCTGAGGTCCAGCGCGCCTCTGTAGCCTTAAGGGCACAAGACAGACGAAGCGGACTGGCAGGGGAGCTGACGGGAGGCAGACGAAACCATAGCCGCCTGTCCGCCTTTCTTTTCTTCCACGGGAAGAAAGAAAAGACCGATAACAGCCGATCCATTGACAGTCCACGCAATTAATGAAGAGGTGAAGCCAACTTGTAACATTTCTTATTAGCGAAAAAATTGTACTAACATGGAGCAGTTTACATTAATTAGATCTACGTACTCAAGTttagatctactccctccgtccggtgacATCAAGTATGTAAGCTCAACTGGAAGCTAGCTAGCCTATAAATAGCATCAGCCGCTCCATCATATAGTCACCAGCTAGCTTATTCACATCTCTTACCTTGAGACTTTCTcttgctccacatatttacctctcTAGCTACAAAGCTTGCTGGGCAGCAATGGCTGCAGGTGGGGCTTCTCttcttgctgctgctgttttctccATGCTGGTCATGTCTTCCCTGGGGCATCCGAGGCCTCTATGCAGCGACTGTGACCCGCAATGCCGTGCGAACTGCACCGCTGAGGTTAAAACCTCCTGCAGCAGTTACtgcagcggcggtggtggcggccctCGGGAGGGCTGCCGTAGAAATATCTTGTGGCAGTGCATTGCAAATGGTATCTGCTGCAGTAGCAACGGCACCTGCACTTGTGACTGCAACGTTGTAGCTGAAAGTGGTTGCAAGGGGGTCACCGACGCCACCCAACTTTGCGACCCTTGCATGCGCGGCATATTCGACAAGTGCTTTCCCACCTGTAAAAAGGACTGCAACAACAACTGCAAGAAGAAAGGGTGCCACCATGCCTAGGTAGGAATAACAGGTAATCGATCTGGTGCCTTGCATAGCAAATAACATTGCTCGCTGTGGTCGTGCGTAGATTTTTGTATATGCCGTGACCTGGTTCTGTAGGATGGCACAGGAGGAAAGGGTCGTGGCTATCACCTCCGGCGTTTCAGCTGAGGATTTGCATCCTGTTTTATCTATACTGAATAATAATATGGAAAAACAAAGAAATTTCACAGAGTTGACACGGTGTGAAATTATGGTTGTTCAGTGTTCCTTCGCCATAGAGCTTGTCCATCCAACTATGCATCTGTGCGTCGTTGTAGACTTTAAGTATCCAAGAATACTTCATGGTGATGTGTGCCTTCGCCATGCCGTTTACTCTCTTTCATTGTTGAGAAAACTGTACTTTTCTATTTAAATCACCTTCTGCTGATGATTAGAATGCTTTCAACCACACATGTATATAACCAATTTTTCAACCAAAGTATGGATTAGCCACTTCAACAGCAGTGTGCTTGTGCTCGAACATCCTGAACATCTTTAGCGATGTGTACTCTCTCTTTACCTGTATTCCATTTTTTGCATGGATATTCTACTCCATGTTAAGCAACGATTCAGTTCAATTTAGTTAGATTAATCTGCTGCTATCTAGTTTTGTACAGACAGCCATGGATACCTTAGCCTCATAACTCGTTAGGGACTGTAAGGTGATGTCGTATCTGCATCTTACTTTTGAAAGACCACATCAATTTGCAGCAGCACATGTTAAAACTGTGATCTTTTGGAGATGTTATGTTTTAACTTTGATGTTCTCACACACCGGCTATCAGGTTTCATCACCTCCACCTGCAGTGCTTCACTGGCATTGAGAACGAAGTGCCtgtatctttttttctttttcttttttccatttTTGGCTAGGACAGTTGAGTTCAGATTTCATATTTGTTCGGGTTGGAAGTTAAGATATTTGCAGTTGAAAGTAGGCTTGGTCGGCATATGTGATAGATTTAGTCGAATGTTGGTGGCAAtgtaatagataagtacaatatttTAGTTGGAAATTATTGCTTTTTAATTTTAAAATAACAGAGTGCAAGTTTGATCTGGAAGGTGTAAATAACAGAGTAGAATATTTTAGTTGGAAATTATTGCTTTTTAATGGGACTAAGGAAATGTTGTGTGCAAATAaatgacacatgtggtaagcaatccaaactatTAAAAAGGAATGAAATGTTATATGCAGATTCTGCTGGGACAAGAAAAGCTTGCTGAATGAAAAGGCTTTCCAATTGCCATGTGAGTATGCTCCTCCCGCCGCAGCTGCGAGGCACCACCGGGTAATGCCCGGCCGGCGTTGGTGGCTGCGGGCCGTCCTCTCACTCCTCACGTCTCAGTGGCCGGCACGGGATGGCCTTGCGGGTGGAGTGCACGGTGATGCCGGAGGACCTGCGATGAGGCAACTTTTACTACATCTCCAGCTTCTGAGAAACATCAGAAAAATGGAAGTAAGAAATACTATGTATCCTTTAGTTGAGTTCATTGTTTCAAAAATTTGAGAGAAATATTATTACCTGGCAACAACTGAGTAGGCCACATGATCCCATATTGTTTCCCTATAACCCTCATGTGGAAAACACCAGTAAATGGCACCATCTCCACGGGCCAGAGCAGCAGATATCGCTTGGCTATCTATCCTGACTGAAGGAGCTTGGACACCAAGATTCTACTAGCACTCAAACACATAATTAGTTTCTACTACGATAGATATAGTGTAAGCAAAGAGTAATTAAGATCAAACCTCCACTATAGAGCCAGTAAAATCATGCGTCGTGTGAGACGAATGAGGCATTGACTGGATTGTCGATGGTACAAACACTAATCTGTAATGAAAGTTAGCCTGAAGCAAGTATATGATAAAAGGAAAATAGCTCACACAGGTAGAAATTAGCTTATAACTATTTAGAATCAAATAAAAGAGCTAGAAAATTTGTAAGAAAGGAATCACCATGACTCTCTCACTTGCAGATTGGGCGGCTCTATCTGGACAAAGTGAAGCCTCTCGCGTCGCCTCCCCCGCGGGCGGCTCGGGAGGGCTCagtagctgccgccgccgcctagtGACCCTCCAGCGCCCTTCTCCCCCTCCGCCGCTGCCGATGGTCGGCATCGGGCAAAGTCTGTgcgtgcgacggcggcggcgaagggTCTCGCCTCCCTCTCCCAGATCCGAGGCGCCGCGGGCGTCCTGATCCGCAGGGTGCGGCCCTCCCGACGGTGTAGTGGATCCCGGAGGCGGCGGGCTCGCGGCGGTGCACGGGTGCCCAGATCCATGGGTGTGGGACTCCCGGCAGCGTGCGGGctcccggcggcggcgggatcggtCGACGGCGGGCTTGGGCGATGGCGTCGGCCGCATGGTGCCGGATCTCGTCGCTCGTGGAGGATCTCGCCACTCCGGCCATCATGGAGGAACCTGGACCTGGGGCGGCGGCCCCATTAGGCATGGCGACGGCGCCCTTGGCCGGCGACGTTCGTGGGGGCTGGATGGATGGCGTCTTGACCGCATGGGCGATGAGGTGCCGGTGGATCTCCTCCGCGCTGCAGGCTCTCTCCCTCTGCACTTGGTGGCTTACAATCGCGGTCGTCGGCCTCGGTGTGTTCGCGGGGGCTGGTAGAGGTGCCATCGGACCGGAAGAAACTCTGGATGACTTGTTCATCCCAACGGTGGCGACGATCAGGGTCGTCGTTCTCCTCCTTTCAGACACCGTCGAGGTCCCTGCCCTCCAAAATGACCCCAtgcccgggtgaaaacccaaaatCTCCTTGCAGGCGCATGGGGCGTTTGGGCGCTCGGTTAGAGGAACTGCAGGCGGAGGGGATGGGACCAGTGGCAACGGGTGGTGTTCGCGACGGAGGAGCGGCGTGGCATCTAGCACGTCGACAACggcgggtctcagcggcatggagcagcggggtctcgcCAGTGGacgtgtgatgatggacgagcgcaggatggtggcgttgtggtggcgtcgacggcagctagaccgggcaaggtagatgcagcagtacatcACTGAAGATGAATtgatggcaggtggctgcggcggcctcatacccggcaagcgtcctggttgaggagtacgctagactggtgggtgccccatacccggcaggagtCCTAGTTGGGACCTTAGGTCTTAGATGTTATGTTTGGCtgtgaggtctgtttggtattaggctcagacTATTAGCATCCCtttatcaactggataggagtagtgaCAGATGTTGACTAGATGGTGGCTTTAGTTTTACTGTTGTATGGCTTACTAAAGTCTCTTGAGGAATCTCAGACATCAAAACAATAAACCTTGGCTGTGTGCTGGTGATTTTAATGAGGTACTTCACGgttgggagaaggaaggaggggtccCTCGTAGCCAAGGATGTATGGATCGTTTCAAATCAGCGCTTGAAGAGTGCGAACTGGATGATCTCGGTTTTATAGGAGATGCATTTACGTGGAGAAATCATAACCATGTTGCAGCTGACTATGTGAAAGAGCGCCTTGACAGGGCCGTGGCTACCCAAGCATGGCGTACCGGTTCACTGCTTACAAGGTGACCAACGGTGATCCACACCATTCAGATCACAGACCGGTCATAATTGACACGGCCGGAGCAACAGCAGTCTGGAGAGAGGCCACACAAAATCGTATGCCCAGGTTTGAAGCTAGATGGCTCCAGGAAGAAGGGTGTAAGGAGATAGTGAAGAATGCTTGGGAGCGGGAGAAGATTGTTGAAGAGCAGGAAGTGGCGGGGGCTGCGAAGGGGGTCCTGAAGGAAGTTTTTGACTGGAGTAAGAATGTACTGGGTGACTTGGAGAAAAGGATTCACAGACTGAAGAAAGAACTAGAGGCTGAGAGAAGGAAAAGCATCGGTGATGAGCAGGTCCGGAGGGAGCACATGCTGAGATTCAAGCTAAGCCGGTTGGAGGATCAATTAGAAACCTATTGGAAACAACGGGCACATGTGAACTAGATGAAGGGGGGCGACTGGAATACAAATTTTTTTCATGCTGCAGCGTCGGAGAGGCGGCGGCGGAATAGGATCAGAAAACCTAGAAGGGAGGATGTGAGAGTAGTGGAGAGGGAGGAGGAACTCAAGGAGGTTGCAACTAACTATTTTATGAACCTTTTTACTTCTCGTGCAGGGGGCCGATATGATGAGCTACTGTCGCGTGTGGATGCACGTGTTACTCCTGAAATGAATGTTCTCTTACAGAAAGAGTACACGAAGGAGGAAGTGTGTGAGGCGTTGCAAAGTATAGGGGACCTCAAAGCTCCGGGTCCTGACGGCATGCCggctgtgttttataagaaatgatGGGAATTTGTCGGAGATGACGTTACCACAGCACAGAGGCCCTTGCTGTTCTC
The Triticum dicoccoides isolate Atlit2015 ecotype Zavitan chromosome 3A, WEW_v2.0, whole genome shotgun sequence genome window above contains:
- the LOC119270860 gene encoding keratin-associated protein 5-9-like; translated protein: MAAGGASLLAAAVFSMLVMSSLGHPRPLCSDCDPQCRANCTAEVKTSCSSYCSGGGGGPREGCRRNILWQCIANGICCSSNGTCTCDCNVVAESGCKGVTDATQLCDPCMRGIFDKCFPTCKKDCNNNCKKKGCHHA
- the LOC119270862 gene encoding uncharacterized protein LOC119270862, with amino-acid sequence MASAAWCRISSLVEDLATPAIMEEPGPGAAAPLGMATAPLAGDVRGGWMDGVLTAWAMRCRWISSALQALSLCTWWLTIAVVGLGVFAGAGRGAIGPEETLDDLFIPTVATIRVVVLLLSDTVEVPALQNDPMPG